One region of Oncorhynchus keta strain PuntledgeMale-10-30-2019 chromosome 24, Oket_V2, whole genome shotgun sequence genomic DNA includes:
- the LOC118357430 gene encoding tubulin-specific chaperone C produces MDGESSICQANEDSGPSESGIKIPDRMLKREQDRIEDVERKKEAKHSQSVTEEKSGFFTATFSSERATIEELLEGCSGATDRALATQTLEKVTTKTQFLQKFLNDSMVFLPQYELRQAQAALQKLQNSLAEKRDEILPKKKFAFRSRAANTPKVDPPAPSVTPKDSGRTKVDGAISPPEQCGFSHFEAQVLTKSGAEIKQQDVLLTHLTNCKVRLMGSPSTIHIKHVQNCEIFSGPVSSSVFVDHCTGSTLSFPCQQLRTHHTTDTQVYLHVTSRAIIEDCQGVRFAPFAWSYLGLDQDFKVSGLDRERNNWNQVDDFNWLALGTQSPNWSVIPETERRTEWDS; encoded by the exons ATGGACGGGGAGAGTAGTATTTGTCAGGCAAACGAGGATTCTGGTCCCAGTGAGTCCGGCATTAAGATCCCGGACAGGATGCTTAAACGAGAACAGGATAGAATTGAGGAcgtggagagaaagaaagaagcgAAACATAGCCAGTCTGTCACGGAGGAGAAGAGTGGGTTTTTCACCGCGACGTTCAGTAGTGAAAGGGCAACAATCGAGGAGTTACTGGAGGGCTGCTCGGGGGCTACTGACCGCGCCCTGGCCACTCAAACCTTGGAGAAAGTGACTACTAAAACACAGTTCCTCCAGAAGTTTCTAAACGATAGCATGGTGTTTTTACCGCAGTACGAGCTGAGACAGGCCCAGGCGGCGCTCCAGAAACTACAGAACTCTCTGGCTGAGAAGAGAGACGAGATTCTCCCCAAGAAGAAGTTCGCCTTTAGGTCGCGCGCAGCAAATACACCCAAAGTAGACCCACCAGCTCCATCTGTAACACCTAAGGATTCTGGCCGAACTAAAGTGGACGGAGCCATAAGCCCCCCAGAGCAGTGTGGCTTCTCCCACTTTGAGGCCCAG GTGCTGACCAAGTCTGGGGCGGAGATTAAACAACAGGATGTTCTACTGACCCACCTGACCAACTGCAAGGTCAGACTCATGGGCTCCCCCAGCACCATCCACATCAAACATGTCCAGAACTGTGAAATCTTCTCTGGGCCAGTGTCCAGCTCTGTGTTTGTGGACCACTGCACTGGCAGCACCCTCTCCTTCCCATGCCAGCAACTACGGACTCACCACACCACCGACACACAGGTCTATCTGCATGTCACCAGCCGCGCCATCATAGAGGACTGCCAAGGGGTGCGCTTTGCCCCCTTTGCCTGGTCCTACCTGGGTCTGGACCAGGACTTCAAGGTGTCTGGTCTGGACCGGGAGAGGAACAACTGGAACCAGGTGGATGATTTTAACTGGCTGGCCTTAGGTACCCAATCTCCTAACTGGTCTGTCATTCCAGAAActgagagaagaacagagtgggACTCCTAG
- the LOC118357431 gene encoding peripherin-2-like: MALMVVKFDLKKRVKLAQFLWLMYWFSVMAGVLVFSMGLFFKIELRKRSEMMDNNESHFVPNLLIAVGLLACGINAMGGKICYDSLDPVKFSRWKPMLKPFLVSCVAFNCLLVLTALLCFLMRIPLQFTLAEGLKNALRFYKDTDTPGRCYMKRTLDQMQIEFRCCGNNNFRDWFEIQWVSNRYLDFSAKEVKDRIGSNVDGKYLMDAVPFSCCNPGSPRPCIQYQVTNNTAHYSYDHHTEDLNIWKRGCRDALISYYGGMMNSIGALVLLVAILEVIVMIGLQYVNTSQCNLANPEDPESESEGWILEKTVKETFTDIMDKMKAMSKGNAVEEGGVDGVATVS, encoded by the exons ATGGCACTAATGGTGGTCAAGTTTGACCTGAAGAAGCGGGTGAAGCTAGCCCAGTTCCTATGGCTGATGTACTGGTTCTCAGTGATGGCAGGCGTGCTCGTCTTCAGCATGGGACTGTTCTTTAAGATCGAGCTGCGTAAGCGCTCGGAGATGATGGACAACAACGAGAGCCACTTCGTTCCTAACTTACTAATTGCCGTGGGGCTGCTGGCCTGTGGGATCAACGCCATGGGAGGCAAGATCTGCTACGACTCCTTGGACCCTGTCAAGTTCTCCAGGTGGAAGCCTATGCTCAAACCCTTCCTCGTCTCCTGTGTGGCTTTCAATTGTCTCCTGGTGTTGACGGCTCTGCTCTGCTTCCTGATGAGGATCCCGCTCCAGTTCACGCTGGCCGAGGGCCTGAAGAACGCCCTGAGGTTCTACAAGGACACAGACACGCCAGGACGCTGCTACATGAAGAGGACTTTGGACCAGATGCAGATTGAGTTCCGTTGCTGCGGCAACAACAACTTCAGGGACTGGTTCGAGATCCAGTGGGTCAGCAACCGCTACCTGGACTTCAGCGCCAAGGAAGTTAAAGA TCGTATCGGCAGCAACGTGGATGGGAAGTACCTGATGGATGCTGTTCCATTCAGCTGCTGTAACCCCGGCTCCCCTCGGCCCTGCATCCAGTACCAGGTGACCAACAACACGGCCCACTACTCCTACGACCACCACACTGAGGACCTGAACATCTGGAAACGGGGCTGCCGCGATGCACTGATATCCTACTACGGAGGCATGATGAACAGCATAGGAGCCCTGGTGCTACTGGTCGCTATTCTGGAG GTTATTGTGATGATCGGCCTCCAGTACGTTAACACCTCCCAGTGCAACCTGGCCAACCCAGAAGACCCAGAGAGTGAAAGCGAAGGCTGGATCCTGGAGAAGACGGTGAAGGAGACGTTTACTGACATCATGGACAAGATGAAAGCTATGAGCAAGGGTAACGCAGTGGAGGAGGGCGGAGTGGATGGTGTTGCCACGGTGAGCTGA